CTAAATGTGGCTCTCGCATCAAACGAACCAAGGACCCAGCATGCCCTCCGAAGCACAAAAAAAAGTAGCCATCGTCACCGCCGGTGGCAGCGGCATGGGCGCCGCTGCGGCCCGCAAGCTTGCGGACGACGGCTTTCGCGTCGCCATCCTTTCCTCGTCGGGCAAAGGCGAGGCACTGGCCTCTGAACTCGGCGGCATTGGCGTGACCGGCTCCAACCAGTCGAACGACGACCTGCAGCGGCTGGTCGACAAGGTCGTGGCCGAATGGGGCCGCGTCGACGTGCTGGTCAACAGCGCGGGCCACGGGCCCCGCGCGCCCATTCTCGACATCACTGACGAAGACTGGCACCGCGGCATGGACGTGTACCTGCTGAGCGCCGTGCGTCCGAGCCGCCTGGTGGCACCGCTGATGGTGAAGCAGGGTGGTGGCACCATCATCAACATCTCGACTTTCGCGGCCTTCGAGCCCGACCCGGTGTTTCCGACCTCGGGCGTGTTCCGCGCCGGCCTGGCGGCCTTCACCAAGCTCTTTGCCGACAAGTACGCCGCCGAGAACGTGCGCATGAACAACGTGCTGCCGGGCTTCATCGACAGCCTGCCCGAGAAGCCCGAGTTCCGTTCGCGCATTCCCATGGGGCGCTACGGCAAGAGCAGCGAGATCGCGGCGGTGATCGGCTTTCTCGCCTCGGAAGGCGCGGGCTACATCACGGGCCAGAACCTGCGCGTGGACGGCGGCATCACGCGCTCGGTCTGAGTGGGCGGCCGTTCACACGCCCAGGTAGCGCGTCCATAGCGAGCGATCCGCATCGAGCGCGGCCGAGTCGCCCTGCCACACGGCGCGTCCGCGTTCGAGGATCACATGGCGGTCGGCCAGCGGCAGCAGGCGCTGCACGTACTTGTCGACCACCAGGATCGCCTCGCCTTCCGACTTGAGCGTGGCGATGCAATGCCAGATCTCCTCGCGGATCACCGGGGCCAGGCCCTCGGTGGCCTCGTCGAGGATCAGGAGGCGCGGATGCGTCGAGAGCGCGCGCGCAATGGCCAGCATCTGCTGCTCGCCGCCCGAGAGCTGGTTGCCTGCATTGGCCTTGCGTTCCGCGAGGCGCGGGAAGAGGCCGTAGAGCGCCTCGACCGTCCAGCGCGGCGCGCTGCCGGGGCGAGGGCGTGCGAAGGCGCGCAGGTGCTCGTCGACGCTGAGATTCGGGAACACGTGCCGCCCCTCGGGCACGATGGCCACGCCGCGCCGCGCGATGGCGTCGGGCTTGTGTCCGCCGATGGCAACGCCGCCGAAATGCACGCTGCCGCGCATCGGCGCCAGCGTGCCGGTGAGCACCTTCAGCAGCGTGCTCTTGCCCATGCCGTTGCGTCCGAGCAGCGCGAGCACTTCACCTGCGCCGATGCGAAGGTCGATGCCGAACAGCACCTGGCTCGCGCCGTAGCCGGCCTCGATGGATGCCGCTTCGAGCAAGTTCATGGTGGTCGTCGTGCTCATGCGTGTCCTTCTGCTTCGGTACCGAGGTACACCGCCTGCACGTCCGGGTGGCCGCGCACCTCGTCCGCCGTGCCGCTCATCAGCACGCGGCCCTGCACCAGCACCGTCAGCCGGTCGGCCAGGCGGAACACCGCGTCCATGTCGTGCTCGATCAGCAGGA
The Variovorax sp. OAS795 genome window above contains:
- a CDS encoding SDR family oxidoreductase → MPSEAQKKVAIVTAGGSGMGAAAARKLADDGFRVAILSSSGKGEALASELGGIGVTGSNQSNDDLQRLVDKVVAEWGRVDVLVNSAGHGPRAPILDITDEDWHRGMDVYLLSAVRPSRLVAPLMVKQGGGTIINISTFAAFEPDPVFPTSGVFRAGLAAFTKLFADKYAAENVRMNNVLPGFIDSLPEKPEFRSRIPMGRYGKSSEIAAVIGFLASEGAGYITGQNLRVDGGITRSV
- a CDS encoding ABC transporter ATP-binding protein, whose translation is MSTTTTMNLLEAASIEAGYGASQVLFGIDLRIGAGEVLALLGRNGMGKSTLLKVLTGTLAPMRGSVHFGGVAIGGHKPDAIARRGVAIVPEGRHVFPNLSVDEHLRAFARPRPGSAPRWTVEALYGLFPRLAERKANAGNQLSGGEQQMLAIARALSTHPRLLILDEATEGLAPVIREEIWHCIATLKSEGEAILVVDKYVQRLLPLADRHVILERGRAVWQGDSAALDADRSLWTRYLGV